In Streptomyces chartreusis NRRL 3882, the following are encoded in one genomic region:
- a CDS encoding glycoside hydrolase family 9 protein, with product MKRRRTALLSLTALLATALTALPSAPAGAEETEQVRNGTFDTTMDPWWATSNVTAGLSDGRLCADVPGGTTNRWDAAVGQNDIPLVKGQSYRFSFSATGTPAGHVVRAIVGLSVSPYDTYHEVTPQLSVSGDTYSYTFTSPVDTAQGQVGFQLGGSADPWRFCMDDVSLLGGVAPEPYEPDTGPRVRVNQVAYLPAGPKNATLVTDATAKLPWELRTSGGAVVARGTTVPRGVDASSGQNVHSIDFGAYRKKGTGLTLVADGETSRPFDIDASAYERLRLDSAKYYYTQRSGIAIREDLRPGYGRPAGHVGVAPNKGDTAVPCQPGVCDYTLDVSGGWYDAGDHGKYVVNGGISTWEVLSTHERALHARTGDARKLGDGTLAIPESGNKVPDILDEARWELDFLLRMQVPDGKPLAGMAHHKMHDEQWTGLPLLPSDDPQKRELHPPSTAATLNLAATAAQAARLYRPYDKAFADRALTAARKAWSAALAHPDRHASESDGIGGGAYADSDVTDDFYWAAAELYLTTGEKRFQEYVLKSPVHTADIFGPIGFDWARTGAAGRLDLALVPNKLPGRDKVRQSVIKGADRYLSTLKAQPYGMPYAPDGNKYDWGSSHQVLNNAVVLATAYDITGASKYRDGALQSMDYILGRNALNISYVTGYGEVSAQNQHSRWYARQLDPNLPNPPKGTLAGGPNSGIQDPYAQSKLQGCVGQFCYIDDIQSWSTNEHTINWNAALTRMAAFVADQG from the coding sequence GTGAAACGACGCAGAACCGCCCTGTTGTCCCTGACGGCCCTCCTGGCGACCGCGCTCACCGCGCTGCCCTCCGCGCCGGCCGGGGCCGAGGAGACCGAGCAGGTCAGGAACGGCACCTTCGACACGACCATGGACCCATGGTGGGCCACCAGCAACGTCACCGCGGGGCTGTCCGACGGCCGGCTCTGCGCCGACGTCCCCGGCGGCACCACCAACCGCTGGGACGCCGCCGTGGGGCAGAACGACATCCCCCTCGTGAAGGGGCAGTCGTACCGCTTCTCCTTCAGCGCGACCGGCACGCCCGCCGGGCACGTGGTACGGGCGATCGTGGGCCTGTCGGTGTCGCCCTACGACACCTACCACGAGGTGACACCGCAGCTCAGCGTCTCCGGCGACACCTACTCCTACACCTTCACCTCGCCCGTCGACACCGCCCAGGGCCAGGTCGGCTTCCAGCTCGGCGGCAGCGCCGATCCGTGGCGCTTCTGCATGGACGACGTCTCCCTGCTCGGCGGGGTGGCACCGGAGCCGTACGAGCCCGACACCGGGCCCCGGGTCCGGGTCAACCAGGTCGCCTACCTGCCCGCCGGGCCGAAGAACGCCACCCTGGTCACCGACGCCACGGCGAAACTGCCCTGGGAGCTGAGGACCTCCGGCGGAGCGGTGGTCGCCCGGGGCACGACGGTGCCGCGTGGCGTCGACGCCTCCTCCGGGCAGAACGTCCACTCGATCGACTTCGGTGCCTACCGCAAGAAGGGCACGGGCCTCACGCTGGTCGCCGACGGCGAGACCAGCCGCCCCTTCGACATCGACGCCAGCGCCTACGAGCGGCTCCGCCTGGACTCGGCGAAGTACTACTACACCCAGCGCAGCGGCATCGCGATACGCGAGGACCTGCGGCCCGGCTACGGCCGCCCGGCCGGCCACGTGGGCGTGGCGCCCAACAAGGGCGACACCGCCGTGCCCTGCCAGCCCGGCGTCTGCGACTACACCCTGGACGTCAGCGGCGGCTGGTACGACGCCGGTGACCACGGCAAGTACGTCGTCAACGGCGGCATCTCCACCTGGGAGGTGCTGAGCACCCACGAACGCGCGCTGCACGCCCGCACCGGCGACGCCCGCAAGCTCGGTGACGGCACGCTCGCCATCCCCGAGAGCGGCAACAAGGTCCCGGACATCCTCGACGAGGCCCGCTGGGAGCTGGACTTCCTGCTCAGGATGCAGGTACCCGACGGGAAGCCGCTGGCCGGCATGGCCCACCACAAGATGCACGACGAGCAGTGGACCGGACTGCCGCTGCTGCCCAGTGACGACCCGCAGAAGCGCGAACTGCACCCGCCGTCCACCGCGGCCACCCTGAACCTCGCCGCCACGGCCGCACAGGCCGCCCGCCTCTACCGGCCCTACGACAAGGCGTTCGCCGACCGGGCGCTGACGGCCGCCCGCAAGGCCTGGTCGGCGGCGCTCGCCCACCCCGACCGCCACGCCTCCGAGAGCGACGGCATCGGCGGCGGCGCCTACGCCGACAGCGATGTGACCGACGACTTCTACTGGGCGGCGGCCGAGCTGTACCTCACCACGGGCGAAAAGCGGTTCCAGGAGTACGTCCTGAAATCGCCGGTCCACACGGCCGACATCTTCGGCCCCATCGGCTTCGACTGGGCCCGCACGGGCGCGGCGGGACGGCTCGACCTCGCCTTGGTGCCGAACAAGCTGCCCGGCCGGGACAAGGTCCGCCAGTCCGTCATCAAGGGCGCCGACCGCTACCTGTCCACGCTGAAGGCACAGCCCTACGGCATGCCGTACGCACCGGACGGCAACAAGTACGACTGGGGCTCCAGCCACCAGGTCCTCAACAACGCCGTCGTCCTCGCCACCGCGTACGACATCACCGGCGCCTCGAAGTACCGGGACGGCGCGCTCCAGAGCATGGACTACATCCTGGGCCGCAACGCGCTGAACATCTCCTACGTCACCGGCTACGGCGAGGTCAGCGCCCAGAACCAGCACAGCCGCTGGTACGCCCGCCAGCTCGACCCGAACCTGCCGAACCCGCCGAAGGGCACCCTCGCCGGAGGGCCGAACTCGGGTATCCAGGACCCCTACGCACAGAGCAAACTCCAGGGCTGCGTCGGCCAGTTCTGCTACATCGACGACATCCAGTCCTGGTCGACCAACGAGCACACGATCAACTGGAACGCCGCCCTGACCCGCATGGCCGCCTTCGTGGCGGACCAGGGGTAG
- a CDS encoding alpha/beta fold hydrolase, with amino-acid sequence MPAVRVDGIEVAYDRVGQGPPLVLAHGATTDARLFRPQTEDLADEFTVVAWDEPGAGRSSDVPPSFALADYARCLAAVIEDVGLGPAHVLGLSWGGTVVLELYRHHAELVRTLLLVDTYAGWKGSLPPAEVRSRVEGAERTLAVPAEEFAPTMPGLFAGRPPAEAVRLLSVMSADTRPRSMRAELTVMAEADLRDLLPEIAVPTLLLWGELDARSPVDLVARPFLEAIPEATLVVLPGTGHLSNLEAPEPFNRTVREFCRAHS; translated from the coding sequence ATGCCAGCGGTGCGGGTCGACGGCATCGAGGTCGCGTACGACCGGGTGGGCCAGGGCCCGCCCCTCGTGCTCGCGCACGGCGCCACGACGGACGCCCGCCTGTTCCGTCCCCAGACCGAGGACCTGGCCGACGAGTTCACCGTCGTGGCCTGGGACGAACCGGGTGCCGGCCGCTCCTCCGACGTACCGCCGTCCTTCGCGCTGGCCGACTACGCCCGATGTCTGGCGGCCGTCATCGAGGACGTCGGCCTCGGTCCGGCGCATGTCCTCGGCCTGTCGTGGGGCGGGACCGTGGTGCTGGAGCTCTACCGGCACCACGCCGAGCTCGTCCGGACGCTGCTCCTCGTGGACACCTACGCGGGCTGGAAGGGCTCGCTGCCCCCGGCGGAGGTGCGGTCGCGGGTCGAGGGGGCGGAGCGGACGCTCGCGGTCCCGGCCGAGGAATTCGCGCCGACCATGCCCGGCCTGTTCGCCGGGCGGCCACCGGCCGAAGCCGTCCGCCTGTTGTCCGTGATGTCCGCCGACACCCGGCCCCGGAGCATGCGGGCGGAGCTCACCGTCATGGCCGAGGCCGACCTGCGTGACCTGCTGCCCGAGATCGCGGTGCCGACCCTGCTGCTGTGGGGCGAGCTCGACGCACGCTCGCCGGTGGACCTCGTCGCCCGTCCCTTCCTGGAGGCGATCCCGGAGGCCACCCTGGTCGTGCTGCCCGGCACCGGGCACCTCAGCAACCTCGAGGCCCCGGAGCCGTTCAACCGGACTGTTCGGGAGTTCTGTCGTGCCCATTCCTGA
- a CDS encoding cytochrome b: MTAVGRPGKGERLADWFDGRLGIHTLGRKYLRKVFPDHWSFLLGEICLYSFVVLVLTGVYLTLFFHPSMNEVTYQGSYTPLNGVRMSEAYASTLDISFDVRGGLLIRQLHHWAALVFVAGMLTHMMRHFFTGSFRKPREVNWLFGWLLLFLGLFEGLFGYSLPDDLLSGTGLRFVHGALLSVPIVGTYLAMFLFGGEYPGDDIVARLYSLHVLLVPGVMAALIVVHVLLVVYHKHTQFAGPGRTERNVVGAPFMPVYLAKAGGFFFLVFGVLALMAAVATINPVWSYGPYRADQVSTGAQPDWYLGFAEGLVRIMPGWEITLWGHTLVLGVFIPIVVFPLLLLFIGVYPFLEARFTADRHEHHLLDRPRNRPVRTAIGAAWISLYLVLLAGGGNDIVATRLHLSINTVTWAVRIAVFAVPAAVFVVTRRICLGLQLRDRELVLHGRETGVIKRLPHGEYVEVHEPLDQARLHTLTAHERPGELVLRNGHDRTPEQSG, encoded by the coding sequence GTGACCGCAGTCGGGCGGCCCGGGAAGGGCGAGCGCCTCGCCGACTGGTTCGACGGCCGGCTCGGCATCCACACGCTCGGCCGGAAGTACCTGCGCAAGGTGTTCCCCGACCACTGGTCCTTCCTGCTCGGCGAGATCTGCCTGTACAGCTTCGTCGTGCTGGTCCTCACCGGCGTCTATCTGACGCTGTTCTTCCACCCGTCGATGAACGAGGTGACGTACCAAGGGAGTTACACACCGCTGAACGGCGTGCGCATGTCCGAGGCGTACGCGTCCACGCTGGACATCAGCTTCGACGTGCGCGGCGGGCTGCTGATCCGGCAGCTGCACCACTGGGCGGCGCTGGTCTTCGTCGCCGGGATGCTGACGCACATGATGCGCCACTTCTTCACGGGCTCGTTCCGCAAGCCCCGCGAGGTCAACTGGCTGTTCGGCTGGCTGCTGCTCTTCCTCGGTCTGTTCGAGGGCCTGTTCGGCTACTCGCTGCCGGACGACCTGCTGTCGGGCACGGGGCTGAGGTTCGTGCACGGCGCGCTGCTGTCGGTGCCGATCGTGGGAACGTACCTGGCGATGTTCCTGTTCGGCGGCGAGTATCCCGGCGACGACATCGTGGCCCGCCTCTACTCGCTGCACGTCCTGCTGGTCCCCGGGGTCATGGCGGCGCTGATCGTCGTCCATGTGCTGCTGGTCGTGTACCACAAGCACACCCAGTTCGCGGGCCCCGGGCGTACCGAACGCAATGTCGTGGGCGCGCCCTTCATGCCGGTGTACCTCGCGAAGGCGGGCGGCTTCTTCTTCCTGGTGTTCGGGGTGCTCGCGCTGATGGCGGCGGTGGCGACGATCAACCCGGTGTGGTCGTACGGCCCCTACCGCGCCGACCAGGTGTCCACGGGCGCCCAGCCCGACTGGTACCTCGGCTTCGCCGAGGGGCTGGTGCGGATCATGCCCGGCTGGGAGATCACGCTGTGGGGCCACACGCTGGTGCTGGGCGTGTTCATCCCGATCGTGGTGTTCCCGCTGCTGCTGCTCTTCATCGGCGTCTACCCGTTCCTGGAGGCCAGGTTCACGGCCGACCGGCACGAGCACCATCTGCTGGACCGGCCGCGCAACCGCCCGGTCCGCACGGCGATCGGGGCGGCCTGGATCAGCCTCTACCTGGTGCTGCTCGCGGGCGGCGGCAACGACATCGTCGCGACCCGACTCCACCTGTCGATCAACACGGTGACCTGGGCGGTGCGGATCGCGGTGTTCGCCGTCCCGGCCGCCGTCTTCGTCGTCACCCGGCGGATCTGTCTGGGGCTGCAGCTGCGCGACCGCGAGCTGGTGCTGCACGGCCGGGAGACCGGCGTGATCAAGCGGCTGCCGCACGGCGAGTACGTCGAGGTGCACGAGCCGCTCGACCAGGCTCGGCTGCACACCCTGACCGCCCACGAACGGCCCGGGGAACTCGTGCTCAGGAATGGGCACGACAGAACTCCCGAACAGTCCGGTTGA
- a CDS encoding sigma-70 family RNA polymerase sigma factor yields MTEIPVPGTAAPLDEATGVFVDHRELLFGVVYNMLGSVADTEDVLQETWLSWTARGGGAPLAGVDNPRAYLVRVAVNHALRRRAVISRRQETYVGSWLPEPLVADEGADTADGPALRSESVSLAMLVVLESLTPLERAVFVLGEVFGYPHAEIAEIIDRSPAAVRQLAHRARDHVNARRPRYEAHPRVRREATERFVRAALGGDIAALMEVLAPDVTAWTDAGGKRRPASLRPVHGRDKVARLLTSGRGGPSNPVFRYRRVNGDDAAVLFDGDAPYAVLVLDLTPEGDRVRGIYVVANPDKLAHLPKEAA; encoded by the coding sequence ATGACCGAGATCCCCGTACCGGGCACCGCCGCCCCGCTCGACGAGGCGACCGGGGTGTTCGTCGACCATCGCGAGCTGCTGTTCGGCGTCGTCTACAACATGCTGGGGAGTGTCGCCGACACCGAGGACGTCCTGCAGGAGACATGGCTGTCCTGGACCGCCCGTGGCGGGGGCGCTCCCCTGGCCGGCGTCGACAACCCCCGGGCCTATCTCGTCCGGGTGGCCGTCAACCACGCGCTGCGGCGCCGCGCCGTGATCAGCCGCAGGCAGGAGACGTACGTGGGCTCCTGGCTGCCCGAGCCCCTGGTCGCCGACGAGGGCGCCGACACCGCCGACGGCCCCGCCCTGCGCTCCGAGTCGGTGTCACTGGCGATGCTGGTGGTCCTGGAGTCGCTGACCCCACTGGAGCGGGCCGTGTTCGTCCTGGGCGAGGTGTTCGGCTACCCGCACGCCGAGATAGCCGAGATCATCGACCGCTCCCCCGCCGCCGTACGGCAGTTGGCACACCGGGCCCGGGACCATGTGAACGCGCGGCGGCCTCGCTACGAGGCGCATCCGCGGGTGCGGCGGGAGGCGACCGAGCGGTTCGTTCGGGCGGCGCTCGGCGGGGACATCGCCGCGCTGATGGAGGTGCTCGCGCCGGACGTCACGGCGTGGACGGACGCCGGCGGCAAGCGCAGGCCGGCGAGTCTGCGCCCGGTGCACGGCCGGGACAAGGTGGCCCGCCTGCTCACCTCCGGACGGGGCGGCCCGAGCAACCCCGTGTTCCGCTACCGGCGCGTCAACGGCGACGACGCGGCGGTGCTGTTCGACGGCGACGCCCCCTACGCCGTCCTGGTCCTGGACCTCACCCCGGAGGGCGACCGGGTGCGCGGCATCTACGTCGTCGCCAACCCGGACAAGCTCGCCCACCTGCCGAAGGAGGCGGCGTGA
- a CDS encoding RICIN domain-containing protein has product MPTPHPPRPPYPPPGGDPGESDESLAAPLRGSPEGGVAAHSVALLMARHWQPVYEYAVICLASSARVAEMVTGTAFHRTLNRLAFGESAVALRPALLVTVRDTVREWSGDDRISAVLPALQKPAGGRGLRAATSMTPENRVLAERAFQALPAAARCLLWHVEVEADPLSVPAGLLGMDTDIASAAIEQARDTFREGCVHAHRELAPTQDCRFYNRLLDVPIRRGGALLPDVQEHLAECRYCRNAAEQLSHFEGGLGPLIAEAVLGWGVRRYLDSRPGRSSHGTRGGRAGRRGGGRGDGRPGSGRHRLLSRIPVRVRRVQGVRVPDASRSSRALLSGVGAVSAGVLATVLIISASSHDGGQADPAGSNSAAGGNGAGSVTPPDTAGLPTAPGVTRLRNAGADLCLDVRDLPKEGSGTQLAECSTAWTQQWTYEDDGLLRSVADPGLCLDSHKDAGVVVLGTCAEDDAERADDVRYDLTVQGQLLPRWDEQLALASTNDDPGADIVVKVRDRSDEQRWQPEPVPTTAGSLSIAEEEGPVARQVKVPTG; this is encoded by the coding sequence GTGCCCACCCCCCACCCCCCTCGTCCCCCGTATCCCCCGCCCGGCGGGGATCCCGGGGAATCCGATGAATCTCTCGCCGCCCCGCTGAGAGGCAGTCCGGAGGGCGGGGTCGCCGCCCATTCCGTCGCGCTGCTGATGGCGCGGCACTGGCAGCCGGTGTACGAGTACGCGGTCATCTGTCTCGCCTCGTCGGCGCGGGTCGCCGAGATGGTCACGGGAACCGCCTTCCACCGGACCCTGAACCGCCTCGCCTTCGGCGAGTCGGCCGTCGCGCTGCGCCCGGCGCTCCTGGTGACCGTGCGCGACACGGTCCGGGAGTGGTCCGGTGACGATCGAATATCCGCCGTACTGCCGGCGCTGCAGAAACCGGCCGGAGGACGCGGACTGCGCGCGGCGACGTCCATGACGCCCGAAAATCGCGTCCTCGCGGAGCGGGCATTTCAGGCACTTCCCGCAGCCGCGCGCTGTTTGCTCTGGCACGTCGAGGTGGAGGCCGATCCTTTAAGCGTCCCGGCAGGTCTGCTGGGCATGGATACCGACATCGCGTCGGCCGCAATCGAACAAGCGCGTGACACATTCCGCGAGGGTTGTGTACATGCCCACCGTGAACTCGCGCCGACCCAGGATTGCCGCTTCTACAACCGCCTCCTCGACGTTCCCATCCGCAGGGGCGGCGCCCTGCTGCCCGACGTCCAGGAGCATCTGGCGGAGTGCCGCTACTGCCGGAACGCGGCCGAACAACTGAGCCATTTCGAGGGCGGACTGGGGCCGCTGATCGCCGAAGCGGTGCTCGGCTGGGGCGTCCGCCGCTACCTCGACTCGCGCCCGGGCCGGTCCTCGCACGGGACGCGGGGCGGCCGCGCGGGCCGGCGTGGCGGAGGGCGGGGCGACGGACGGCCCGGGAGCGGACGTCACCGCCTGCTGTCCCGCATCCCCGTGCGGGTCCGCCGGGTCCAGGGCGTGCGCGTCCCGGACGCGTCGCGCTCCTCACGGGCGCTGCTCTCGGGCGTCGGCGCGGTGTCGGCCGGGGTGCTGGCGACCGTGCTCATCATCAGCGCGTCGTCCCACGACGGCGGGCAGGCCGACCCGGCCGGCTCCAACAGCGCCGCCGGCGGCAACGGCGCCGGGTCCGTGACCCCGCCCGACACGGCCGGGCTTCCGACGGCACCGGGAGTGACGCGGCTGCGCAACGCCGGCGCCGACCTCTGTCTGGACGTCCGCGACCTGCCGAAGGAGGGGTCGGGGACCCAGCTGGCGGAGTGCTCGACGGCGTGGACCCAGCAGTGGACGTACGAGGACGACGGGCTGCTGCGCAGCGTCGCCGATCCCGGCCTGTGCCTGGACTCGCACAAGGACGCCGGCGTCGTCGTCCTCGGCACCTGCGCCGAGGACGACGCCGAACGGGCCGACGACGTGCGCTACGACCTCACCGTGCAAGGGCAGTTGCTGCCCCGCTGGGACGAGCAGCTCGCCCTCGCCTCCACCAACGACGACCCCGGTGCCGACATCGTCGTCAAGGTCCGCGACCGCTCCGACGAACAGCGCTGGCAGCCGGAGCCCGTGCCGACGACGGCCGGTTCCCTGTCGATCGCGGAGGAGGAGGGCCCGGTGGCACGACAGGTGAAGGTGCCGACCGGATGA